One window of the Pseudobdellovibrionaceae bacterium genome contains the following:
- a CDS encoding type II secretion system F family protein, which yields MPVYNFQAKATDGKFVKGEVDAANEAEARVKIRAQKMIPIKVAARGSEETKGKGIKLLGDKVNPKDLQVFTRQFAVLIGAGVPVVQSLEALIQGARSPAMGRALEKIVDDVEKGKQLAQSMANQPHVFDRMYVNLITAGEEGGVLDGVLNRLAEYIEKSVKMKGKILGALWYPAAIVVVAFAVITGILVFVIPQFVDMFEGLGQELPMLTQWVINASEFVQTYWYIVLGIVIGVPIAFKVYYGTPDGRKVLDAVFLEIPIFGDLILKGAIARFTRTLSTLLQAGVRIMDSLEIAANTAGNWVIENAILKAKDSVSKGKTLAEPLKAEKHMPNMVVQMISVGEQTGNLDTMLGKIADFYEDEVEQAAETLTSMIEPLLMVFLGGIIAILVVAMYLPIFNLASVVSD from the coding sequence ATGCCAGTTTATAACTTTCAGGCGAAAGCCACTGATGGGAAATTTGTTAAGGGTGAGGTTGACGCCGCCAACGAGGCCGAGGCTCGCGTTAAGATCCGCGCCCAAAAAATGATTCCCATCAAGGTTGCAGCTAGGGGTTCTGAGGAGACCAAAGGTAAGGGGATTAAACTTCTTGGCGATAAGGTAAATCCTAAAGATCTGCAGGTGTTTACCCGCCAGTTTGCAGTTTTGATCGGGGCTGGTGTGCCGGTCGTGCAAAGCCTTGAAGCACTTATTCAGGGAGCAAGAAGTCCGGCCATGGGTCGTGCACTGGAAAAAATTGTCGATGACGTGGAGAAGGGCAAGCAACTGGCTCAGTCTATGGCCAATCAGCCCCACGTGTTTGATCGCATGTATGTGAATCTGATCACTGCCGGTGAAGAGGGTGGTGTGCTCGATGGCGTTTTGAACCGTCTTGCTGAGTACATTGAAAAATCAGTGAAGATGAAGGGCAAGATTCTGGGAGCCCTCTGGTATCCTGCTGCGATCGTTGTCGTTGCCTTTGCCGTCATCACGGGGATTTTGGTTTTTGTGATTCCCCAGTTTGTGGATATGTTTGAAGGCTTGGGGCAGGAATTGCCCATGCTAACTCAATGGGTGATCAATGCCAGCGAATTTGTTCAGACATACTGGTACATTGTGTTGGGTATTGTGATAGGGGTGCCCATTGCTTTTAAGGTCTATTATGGTACCCCGGACGGCAGAAAGGTATTAGATGCAGTGTTTTTGGAAATCCCCATTTTTGGGGATTTGATTCTAAAGGGTGCCATTGCTCGATTTACGCGAACCCTTTCCACACTGCTGCAAGCCGGTGTGCGAATCATGGACTCGCTGGAAATCGCCGCCAACACCGCAGGCAATTGGGTGATTGAGAATGCCATCCTAAAAGCCAAGGATTCGGTGTCCAAAGGTAAGACTCTCGCTGAGCCCCTCAAAGCTGAAAAGCATATGCCCAACATGGTAGTGCAAATGATTTCGGTTGGGGAGCAAACTGGTAACTTGGACACCATGTTGGGAAAGATCGCTGACTTTTACGAAGATGAAGTGGAGCAGGCAGCAGAAACTCTGACGAGTATGA